The proteins below are encoded in one region of Nocardioides marmorisolisilvae:
- the ilvA gene encoding threonine ammonia-lyase IlvA, translated as MTGADLSANGVERAAERIARVVRRTPLERSERLSAAAGAGVLLKREDLQQVRSYKIRGAYHLISSLTEDERGRGVVCASAGNHGQGVAASCAALGIDARVYVPGNTPRQKRQRIMALGRGRAELIVTGSSYDEAGAAALADAETTGAVHVHPFDDPRTILGQGTVAVEIASQAPGPLHTVLVPVGGGGLVSGMALWLRERSPGVRIVGVEPAGAPSMTAALAAGEPVDIAGVDGFVDGAAVARVGRLTFPLVRDLVDEVVTVPEGAICTEMLELYQVDGIIAEPAGALAGTAAHILAGTVPADQSLVCVVSGGNNDVSRYSEILERSLIHEGLRHYFLVTFPQEPGALRHFLDDVLSPSDDIVVFEYVKKNNRETGPALVGIELDRAEDLTGLLARMDDSRLQIERVPPGSPIFSFLT; from the coding sequence GTGACCGGAGCCGACCTGTCCGCCAACGGCGTCGAGCGGGCGGCAGAGCGGATCGCCCGCGTCGTCCGGCGTACTCCTCTCGAGCGCAGCGAGCGCCTCAGTGCCGCCGCGGGCGCCGGGGTCCTGCTCAAGCGGGAGGACCTCCAGCAGGTCCGGTCCTACAAGATCCGCGGCGCCTACCACCTGATCTCGTCGCTGACCGAGGACGAGCGCGGCCGCGGCGTGGTCTGCGCGAGCGCCGGCAACCACGGCCAGGGCGTGGCCGCGAGCTGCGCCGCGCTCGGGATCGACGCCCGGGTCTACGTGCCCGGCAACACGCCACGGCAGAAGCGGCAGCGGATCATGGCGCTGGGCCGCGGCCGCGCCGAGCTGATCGTCACCGGCAGCTCGTACGACGAGGCGGGCGCTGCCGCCCTGGCCGACGCCGAGACGACCGGTGCGGTGCACGTCCACCCCTTCGACGACCCTCGAACCATCCTCGGTCAGGGCACCGTCGCCGTGGAGATCGCGTCCCAGGCCCCAGGGCCGCTCCACACCGTGCTGGTGCCGGTCGGCGGCGGCGGGCTGGTCTCCGGGATGGCGCTGTGGCTGCGCGAGCGGTCGCCGGGCGTCCGGATCGTCGGGGTCGAGCCGGCGGGTGCCCCGTCGATGACGGCCGCGCTGGCCGCAGGGGAGCCGGTGGACATCGCAGGCGTCGACGGGTTCGTCGACGGCGCCGCGGTGGCGCGGGTCGGCCGGCTCACGTTCCCGTTGGTGCGCGACCTGGTCGACGAGGTCGTCACGGTGCCGGAGGGCGCGATCTGCACCGAGATGCTCGAGCTCTACCAGGTGGACGGGATCATCGCCGAGCCGGCCGGCGCCCTCGCCGGCACTGCGGCGCACATCCTCGCCGGCACCGTGCCGGCCGACCAGTCGCTGGTGTGTGTGGTCTCCGGCGGCAACAACGACGTCAGCCGCTACTCGGAGATCCTCGAGCGGTCGCTGATCCACGAGGGCCTGCGCCACTACTTCCTGGTCACCTTCCCCCAGGAGCCGGGCGCGCTGCGTCACTTCCTCGACGACGTGCTGAGCCCGAGCGACGACATCGTGGTCTTCGAGTACGTCAAGAAGAACAACCGCGAAACCGGCCCAGCCCTGGTGGGCATCGAGTTGGACCGGGCCGAGGACCTGACCGGACTACTCGCCCGGATGGACGACAGCCGGCTGCAGATCGAGCGGGTCCCGCCCGGGTCGCCGATCTTCAGCTTCTTGACGTGA
- the tuf gene encoding elongation factor Tu, producing MAKAKFERTKPHVNIGTIGHIDHGKTTLTAAITKVLHDKYPDLNPFTPFDEIDKAPEERQRGITISIAHVEYQTEARHYAHVDCPGHADYIKNMITGAAQMDGAILVVAATDGPMPQTREHVLLARQVGVPAIVVALNKCDMVDDEELVELVEMEVRELLNEYEFPGDDVPVVKVAAFPALNGDEKWGQSIAELMDEVDKYIPQPERDTEKPFLMPVEDVFTITGRGTVITGRIERGVVKVNEEVEIIGIRDVSQKSTVTGIEMFRKLLDEGQAGENVGLLLRGTKREDVERGMVVIKPGSNTPHTNFDASVYILSKDEGGRHTPFFNNYRPQFYFRTTDVTGVVTLPEGREMVMPGDNTDMSVELIQPVAMEDGLRFAIREGGRTVGAGRVTKITK from the coding sequence GTGGCTAAGGCGAAGTTCGAGCGGACCAAGCCGCACGTCAACATCGGAACGATCGGTCACATCGACCACGGCAAGACGACCTTGACCGCGGCGATCACCAAGGTGCTGCACGACAAGTACCCTGACCTGAACCCGTTCACGCCGTTCGACGAGATCGACAAGGCTCCCGAGGAGCGTCAGCGCGGTATCACCATCTCGATCGCGCACGTCGAGTACCAGACCGAGGCGCGTCACTACGCCCACGTCGACTGCCCCGGTCACGCCGACTACATCAAGAACATGATCACCGGCGCGGCCCAGATGGACGGCGCGATCCTCGTGGTCGCCGCCACCGACGGCCCGATGCCGCAGACGCGCGAGCACGTGCTGCTCGCCCGCCAGGTCGGCGTGCCGGCGATCGTGGTCGCTCTGAACAAGTGCGACATGGTCGACGACGAGGAGCTCGTCGAGCTCGTCGAGATGGAGGTGCGCGAGCTCCTCAACGAGTACGAGTTCCCCGGTGACGACGTCCCCGTCGTCAAGGTCGCTGCCTTCCCGGCGCTGAACGGCGACGAGAAGTGGGGCCAGTCGATCGCCGAGCTGATGGACGAGGTCGACAAGTACATCCCGCAGCCGGAGCGCGACACCGAGAAGCCGTTCCTGATGCCCGTCGAGGACGTGTTCACGATCACCGGTCGCGGCACCGTCATCACCGGTCGTATCGAGCGCGGTGTGGTGAAGGTGAACGAGGAGGTCGAGATCATCGGCATCCGCGACGTCTCGCAGAAGTCGACCGTCACCGGCATCGAGATGTTCCGCAAGCTCCTCGACGAGGGCCAGGCCGGCGAGAACGTCGGGCTGCTGCTCCGCGGCACGAAGCGCGAGGACGTCGAGCGCGGCATGGTGGTCATCAAGCCGGGCTCGAACACCCCGCACACCAACTTCGACGCCTCGGTCTACATCCTGTCCAAGGACGAGGGCGGCCGGCACACGCCGTTCTTCAACAACTACCGTCCGCAGTTCTACTTCCGGACCACGGACGTGACCGGCGTGGTGACCCTCCCCGAGGGTCGCGAGATGGTCATGCCGGGCGACAACACCGACATGTCGGTCGAGCTGATCCAGCCCGTCGCCATGGAGGACGGCCTCCGCTTCGCGATCCGCGAAGGTGGCCGGACCGTCGGCGCAGGTCGCGTCACCAAGATCACCAAGTGA
- the fusA gene encoding elongation factor G: protein MAVDITTDLNKVRNIGIMAHIDAGKTTTTERILFYTGITYKIGEVHEGAATMDWMEQEQERGITITSAATTCWWKNHQINIIDTPGHVDFTAEVERSLRVLDGAVAVFDGVAGVEPQTMTVWRQANKYSVPRMCFVNKLDRTGADFFRCVDMMVERLNSTPLVLQLPIGAEADFLGVVDLVGMRALTWHGETKMGEDYEVEEIPAELQAKADEYREKLLETLAEADDAIMEKYLEGESFTVEELEAAIRRATLADKVNPVLCGTAFKNKGVQPLLDAVVKYLPSPLDIEAIVGHAQGDEEKAIERHPADDEPFSGLAYKIATDPHLGKLIYVRVYSGKLEAGTTVLNSVNGRKERIGKVYQMHANKREEIASVGAGQIVAVMGLKDTKTGHTLCDPQNPVILESMTFPAPVIEVAIEPKTKGDQEKLSTAIQRLSDEDPTFTVKADEETGQTIIAGMGELHLEILVDRMKREFRVEATVGKPQVAYRETIRRKVEKHSYTHKKQTGGSGQFAKVLISIEPNIDPETGSGAGYEFVNNVSGGRVPREYIPSVDQGAQEAMEFGVLAGYPMVDVKVSLEDGAYHDVDSSELAFKIAGNQAFKEAARMAKPVLLEPMFAVEVVTPETFLGTVIGDINSRRGQITAQEERHGDMVVSAVVPLSEMFGYVGDLRSKTSGQASYSMEFDSYAEVPQNVADEIIKKVRGE, encoded by the coding sequence GTGGCAGTCGACATCACCACGGACCTCAACAAGGTCCGGAACATCGGCATCATGGCGCACATCGACGCCGGCAAGACCACCACCACCGAGCGCATCCTGTTCTACACCGGCATCACCTACAAGATCGGTGAGGTCCACGAGGGCGCAGCCACGATGGACTGGATGGAGCAGGAGCAGGAGCGCGGCATCACGATCACGTCCGCCGCGACCACCTGCTGGTGGAAGAACCACCAGATCAACATCATCGACACTCCGGGCCACGTCGACTTCACCGCTGAGGTCGAGCGCTCGCTGCGGGTGCTCGACGGTGCGGTCGCCGTGTTCGACGGTGTCGCCGGTGTCGAGCCGCAGACGATGACGGTGTGGCGCCAGGCCAACAAGTACTCCGTTCCGCGGATGTGCTTCGTGAACAAGCTCGACCGGACCGGAGCGGACTTCTTCCGCTGCGTCGACATGATGGTCGAGCGGCTCAACTCCACTCCGCTCGTGCTGCAGCTGCCGATCGGAGCCGAGGCGGACTTCCTCGGTGTGGTCGACCTCGTCGGGATGCGCGCGCTGACCTGGCACGGCGAGACCAAGATGGGCGAGGACTACGAGGTCGAGGAGATCCCCGCCGAGCTCCAGGCCAAGGCCGACGAGTACCGCGAGAAGCTCCTCGAGACGCTCGCCGAGGCCGACGATGCCATCATGGAGAAGTACCTCGAGGGCGAGAGCTTCACCGTCGAGGAGCTCGAGGCCGCGATCCGTCGCGCCACGCTGGCCGACAAGGTCAACCCCGTGCTGTGCGGTACGGCGTTCAAGAACAAGGGCGTCCAGCCGCTCCTCGACGCGGTCGTGAAGTACCTGCCGTCGCCCCTGGACATCGAGGCCATCGTCGGCCATGCCCAAGGTGACGAGGAGAAGGCGATCGAGCGGCATCCCGCCGACGACGAGCCGTTCTCCGGACTGGCCTACAAGATCGCCACCGACCCGCACCTGGGCAAGCTGATCTACGTGCGCGTCTACTCCGGCAAGCTCGAGGCGGGCACCACGGTGCTGAACTCCGTCAACGGCCGCAAGGAGCGGATCGGCAAGGTCTACCAGATGCACGCCAACAAGCGTGAGGAGATCGCGTCGGTCGGCGCCGGCCAGATCGTGGCCGTGATGGGCTTGAAGGACACCAAGACCGGACACACCCTGTGTGACCCGCAGAACCCGGTGATCCTCGAGTCGATGACGTTCCCGGCTCCGGTGATCGAGGTCGCGATCGAGCCCAAGACCAAGGGCGACCAGGAGAAGCTCAGCACCGCGATCCAGCGGCTCTCCGACGAGGACCCGACCTTCACGGTCAAGGCCGACGAGGAGACCGGGCAGACGATCATCGCCGGCATGGGCGAGCTCCACCTGGAGATCCTGGTCGACCGGATGAAGCGCGAGTTCCGCGTCGAGGCGACGGTCGGCAAGCCGCAGGTCGCCTACCGCGAGACGATCCGTCGCAAGGTCGAGAAGCACAGCTACACGCACAAGAAGCAGACCGGAGGCTCCGGTCAGTTCGCGAAGGTGCTCATCAGCATCGAGCCCAACATCGACCCCGAGACCGGCTCCGGTGCGGGCTACGAGTTCGTGAACAACGTGTCGGGTGGCCGCGTGCCGCGTGAGTACATCCCGTCGGTCGATCAGGGCGCCCAGGAGGCGATGGAGTTCGGCGTGCTCGCCGGCTACCCGATGGTCGACGTCAAGGTCTCGTTGGAGGACGGCGCCTACCACGACGTCGACTCCTCCGAGCTGGCCTTCAAGATCGCCGGCAACCAGGCGTTCAAGGAGGCGGCGCGGATGGCCAAGCCGGTCCTGCTCGAGCCGATGTTCGCCGTCGAGGTGGTCACCCCGGAGACCTTCCTGGGTACCGTGATCGGCGACATCAACTCCCGTCGCGGTCAGATCACCGCGCAGGAGGAGCGCCATGGGGACATGGTGGTCAGCGCCGTGGTGCCCCTCTCAGAGATGTTCGGGTACGTTGGGGACCTGCGGTCGAAGACCTCAGGTCAGGCGTCGTACTCGATGGAGTTCGACTCGTACGCCGAGGTTCCGCAGAACGTCGCCGACGAGATCATCAAGAAGGTCCGGGGCGAGTAG
- the rpsG gene encoding 30S ribosomal protein S7, translated as MPRKGPAPKRPIDVDPVYGSQLVSQLVSKVLQDGKKQVAQRIVYSALEGAREKTGTDPVVTLKRALDNVKPAIEVKSRRVGGATYQVPIEVKGTRGTTLALRWLVGYAQERREKTMADRLMNEILDASNGLGAAVKKREDTHKMAESNKAFAHYRW; from the coding sequence ATGCCGCGCAAGGGTCCGGCCCCCAAGCGGCCGATCGACGTCGACCCGGTCTACGGGTCGCAGCTCGTCTCGCAGCTGGTCAGCAAGGTCCTCCAGGACGGCAAGAAGCAGGTCGCCCAGCGGATCGTCTATTCGGCGCTCGAGGGCGCTCGCGAGAAGACCGGCACCGACCCGGTCGTCACGCTGAAGCGTGCGCTCGACAACGTCAAGCCCGCGATCGAGGTCAAGTCCCGTCGAGTCGGCGGCGCGACGTACCAGGTCCCGATCGAGGTCAAGGGCACCCGCGGCACCACGCTCGCGCTGCGCTGGCTCGTCGGCTACGCCCAGGAGCGCCGCGAGAAGACCATGGCCGACCGGCTGATGAACGAGATCCTCGACGCCTCGAACGGCCTGGGCGCCGCGGTGAAGAAGCGCGAGGACACCCACAAGATGGCCGAGTCCAACAAGGCCTTCGCGCACTACCGCTGGTGA
- the rpsL gene encoding 30S ribosomal protein S12 has protein sequence MPTIQQLVRKGRQDKVSKNKTPALKGSPQRRGVCTRVYTTTPKKPNSALRKVARVRLSSGVEVTAYIPGVGHNLQEHSIVLVRGGRVKDLPGVRYKIIRGTLDTQGVKNRKQARSRYGAKKEK, from the coding sequence GTGCCCACCATTCAGCAGTTGGTCCGCAAGGGTCGCCAGGACAAGGTGTCGAAGAACAAGACGCCTGCCCTGAAGGGTTCGCCCCAGCGTCGCGGCGTGTGCACGCGTGTGTACACCACGACCCCCAAGAAGCCGAACTCCGCCCTGCGCAAGGTCGCCCGCGTGCGCCTGTCCAGCGGTGTCGAGGTCACGGCGTACATCCCCGGTGTCGGCCACAACCTGCAGGAGCACTCGATCGTGCTCGTCCGCGGTGGTCGTGTGAAGGACCTGCCCGGTGTGCGCTACAAGATCATCCGCGGCACGCTCGACACCCAGGGCGTGAAGAACCGCAAGCAGGCCCGCAGCCGTTACGGCGCGAAGAAGGAGAAGTAA
- a CDS encoding pentapeptide repeat-containing protein: MVEPPRRPDLVLDELESGSEQDLVLERALDGVSVTDADVGGERLPDRSLTECHLERVRFDGAVLDGARWRECRLVDCAATSLRAASARWREVLLEGGRYGALELYDGDLRVVELVGVRIDYLNLRGADVADLRLERCHLGALDLTDAAVARVAFEDCEVTDLAVRGATLTDVDLRDARLTTVTGLAGLRGATVSPAQLHDLAPLLADEWGIRVG, encoded by the coding sequence GTGGTTGAGCCGCCCCGGCGCCCCGACCTGGTGCTCGACGAGCTCGAGAGCGGCTCCGAGCAGGACCTGGTGCTCGAGCGCGCGCTCGACGGCGTCAGCGTGACCGATGCCGACGTGGGCGGCGAGCGGCTGCCCGACCGCTCCCTCACCGAGTGCCACCTGGAACGGGTCCGCTTCGACGGGGCTGTCCTCGACGGCGCCCGCTGGCGCGAGTGCCGGCTGGTCGACTGTGCCGCGACCTCGTTGCGTGCCGCCTCGGCCCGGTGGCGGGAGGTGCTGCTCGAGGGTGGCCGGTACGGCGCGCTGGAGCTCTACGACGGCGACCTGCGCGTGGTCGAGCTCGTCGGGGTCCGCATCGACTACCTGAACCTGCGGGGGGCCGACGTCGCCGACCTGCGCCTGGAGCGGTGCCACCTGGGCGCGCTCGACCTCACCGACGCGGCCGTGGCGCGGGTCGCCTTCGAGGACTGCGAGGTGACCGACCTGGCGGTGCGCGGAGCGACCCTCACCGACGTCGATCTCCGCGACGCCCGGCTCACCACCGTCACCGGGCTCGCCGGCCTCCGGGGAGCCACGGTCAGCCCCGCCCAGCTGCACGACCTGGCCCCGCTGCTGGCCGACGAATGGGGTATCCGGGTCGGGTGA
- a CDS encoding FAD-binding and (Fe-S)-binding domain-containing protein has translation MTNGLADALRRVGVTDVDDSALARSLYASDASLYRIPPRVVVRPRATDEIAAVLSVAREHAVPLTMRGAGTSIAGNAVGPGIVVDTSKHLNRILALDRDARTAHVQPGVVHARLQREAVALGLRFGPDPSTHTRCTVGGMIGNNACGSRALGYGRTVDNVESLTVLLADGTTVTASDRLDALVDANLGLVRTEFGRFGRQVSGYSFDQLLPENGRRFDRFLVGTEGTLGIVLDATVRLVEDAAFRALAVLGYGSMAEAGDAVPPLLALDLVACEGLDDRIASLVPGHPELPTGAGWLFAEVTGGTAEEARSRAEAVAAAAGVPSRVVTDPAEQAALWRIREDGAGLAARTLSRPAHAGWEDAAVPPERLGAYLRDFEALLHDSRLDGVPYGHFGDGCVHVRIDFELDDADGRKRFRRFVEDAADLVAGYGGSMSGEHGDGRARSELLGRMYSADALALMSRAKRILDPDNLLNPGVLVEPAPFDADLRLAAPRRAERPFLRLTHDGGSLAAAVHRCTGVGKCLADNTASGGVMCPSYVATRNEKDSTRGRARVLQDVVTGALEFDDPAVTEALDLCLSCKGCAHDCPTGIDMATYKSEVLHQQYRHRPRPRSHYALGRLPLWARMTPPRLANRMLRSRGLSRVARWAAGVDQRRSLPTFSEVPFRRKTSRERDQHAETPDVWIWADSFTDAFAAETGSAAVRLLESLGLRVGVIPEPACCGLTWITTGQLTAARRIVARTVATLHPYVASGVPVVGLEPSCLAALREDARQLVEDPRVEDVATGVHTLAELLTARGWNPPDLSGTEILVQPHCHHSSVLGWEVDAALLARTGATITRLGGCCGLAGNFGVEQGHYETSVAVAEHQLLPAVRRAMPGTIILADGFSCRTQLTDLAGVHAVHLAEVLLGDAGTRG, from the coding sequence ATGACGAACGGGCTCGCCGACGCGCTCCGTCGGGTGGGCGTGACCGACGTCGACGACTCGGCGCTGGCACGATCGCTCTACGCCAGCGACGCCTCGCTCTACCGGATCCCGCCCCGGGTGGTGGTGCGCCCCCGGGCCACCGATGAGATCGCCGCCGTCCTCTCCGTCGCCCGTGAGCACGCGGTTCCGCTGACCATGCGTGGCGCCGGCACGTCCATCGCCGGCAACGCGGTCGGGCCAGGCATCGTGGTCGACACCAGCAAGCACCTCAACCGGATCCTCGCCCTCGACCGCGACGCCCGCACCGCTCACGTCCAGCCCGGGGTCGTGCACGCGCGGCTGCAGCGCGAGGCCGTCGCCCTGGGGCTGCGCTTCGGCCCCGACCCCTCCACGCACACCCGCTGCACAGTCGGCGGAATGATCGGCAACAACGCCTGCGGCTCCCGGGCACTGGGCTACGGCCGCACCGTCGACAACGTCGAGAGCCTGACGGTGCTGCTCGCCGACGGTACGACGGTCACCGCCAGCGACCGCCTCGACGCCTTGGTGGACGCGAACCTGGGCCTGGTCCGCACAGAGTTCGGCCGGTTCGGCCGCCAGGTCAGCGGCTACTCGTTCGATCAGCTGCTCCCCGAGAACGGCCGCCGCTTCGACCGGTTCCTGGTCGGCACCGAGGGGACGCTGGGCATCGTGCTCGACGCGACCGTCCGGCTTGTCGAGGACGCTGCGTTCCGCGCGCTGGCGGTGCTCGGCTACGGCTCGATGGCCGAGGCCGGCGACGCCGTACCGCCGCTGCTGGCGCTCGACCTGGTGGCCTGCGAGGGCCTCGACGACCGGATCGCGTCGCTGGTCCCCGGCCACCCGGAGCTGCCGACCGGGGCGGGGTGGCTGTTCGCCGAGGTCACCGGCGGCACGGCCGAGGAGGCGCGGTCCCGGGCGGAGGCGGTCGCCGCCGCAGCCGGCGTACCGTCTCGCGTGGTCACCGATCCGGCCGAGCAGGCGGCGCTCTGGCGGATCCGGGAGGACGGCGCCGGGCTCGCCGCTCGCACGCTCAGCCGCCCGGCGCACGCCGGCTGGGAGGACGCCGCGGTGCCGCCCGAGCGGCTCGGCGCCTATCTCCGCGACTTCGAGGCCCTGCTGCACGACTCGCGCCTCGATGGCGTCCCCTATGGACACTTCGGCGACGGATGCGTGCACGTGCGCATCGACTTCGAGCTCGACGACGCCGATGGACGCAAGCGGTTCCGCCGATTCGTCGAGGACGCCGCCGACCTGGTCGCCGGCTATGGCGGATCGATGTCGGGCGAGCACGGGGACGGCCGGGCCCGCTCGGAGCTGCTCGGACGGATGTACTCAGCCGACGCCCTCGCGCTGATGAGCCGCGCCAAGCGGATACTCGACCCGGACAACCTGCTCAACCCCGGCGTGCTGGTCGAGCCGGCGCCGTTCGACGCCGACCTGCGGCTCGCCGCTCCTCGTCGGGCCGAGCGGCCGTTCCTACGCCTGACCCACGACGGCGGGTCGCTGGCCGCAGCCGTGCACCGATGCACGGGCGTCGGCAAGTGCCTGGCCGACAACACCGCCTCCGGCGGCGTGATGTGCCCGTCGTACGTCGCCACCCGCAACGAGAAGGACTCGACCCGCGGTCGGGCCCGGGTGCTGCAGGACGTGGTCACCGGCGCGCTGGAGTTCGACGATCCCGCGGTCACCGAGGCGCTCGACCTGTGTCTGTCCTGCAAGGGCTGCGCACACGACTGCCCGACCGGGATCGACATGGCGACCTACAAGTCCGAGGTGCTGCACCAGCAATACCGCCACCGGCCGCGGCCGCGCAGCCACTACGCGCTCGGTCGGCTGCCGCTGTGGGCCCGGATGACACCCCCGAGGCTCGCCAACCGGATGCTCCGCAGCCGCGGGCTCTCCCGAGTGGCGCGGTGGGCGGCCGGGGTGGACCAGCGGCGCAGCCTGCCGACGTTCTCGGAGGTGCCCTTCCGCCGCAAAACGTCCCGGGAGCGCGACCAGCACGCCGAGACCCCGGACGTCTGGATCTGGGCGGACTCCTTCACCGACGCGTTCGCGGCCGAAACCGGCAGCGCCGCCGTACGGCTGCTGGAGTCGCTGGGCCTGCGGGTCGGCGTCATCCCGGAGCCGGCGTGCTGCGGGCTCACCTGGATCACCACCGGCCAGCTCACCGCGGCCCGACGGATCGTCGCGCGGACCGTCGCGACACTGCACCCCTACGTCGCCTCCGGGGTCCCGGTCGTCGGGCTCGAGCCGAGCTGTCTGGCCGCGTTGCGCGAGGATGCCCGGCAGCTGGTCGAGGACCCGCGAGTCGAGGACGTCGCCACCGGGGTACACACGCTCGCCGAGCTGTTGACGGCCCGAGGGTGGAACCCGCCGGACCTGAGCGGCACCGAGATCCTCGTGCAACCGCACTGCCACCACTCCAGCGTGTTGGGCTGGGAGGTGGACGCCGCGCTGCTGGCGCGCACCGGCGCCACCATCACCCGACTCGGCGGCTGCTGCGGGCTGGCCGGCAACTTCGGTGTCGAGCAGGGTCACTACGAGACCAGCGTCGCGGTGGCTGAGCACCAGTTGCTGCCCGCCGTACGCCGGGCGATGCCGGGCACGATCATCCTGGCCGACGGCTTCTCCTGCCGGACCCAGCTGACAGACCTGGCCGGCGTGCACGCCGTACACCTCGCCGAGGTGCTGCTCGGCGACGCGGGGACTCGTGGTTGA